Proteins encoded within one genomic window of Amorphoplanes friuliensis DSM 7358:
- a CDS encoding alpha/beta hydrolase, with amino-acid sequence MKRLLATAATIALVVCGAAAASGAEAEPPRGQPGYTPISWGKCENAGLRSRQAECGFLTVPMDYAAPAGETVKLAVSRIKHSVPDRKYQGVMLVNPGGPGGSGLALSALGENVPDQAGSAYDWIGFDPRGVGDSVPKLACDSKYQGYNRPAYVPTTAALEKTWLARTRGYAAACAKNGGALLQHLRTTDTVRDMERLRIALGEEKINFYGFSYGTYLGQVYATLHPERVRRMVLDGSVNPGRVWYDANLDQDLAFDRNIKIYFAWLAEHDKIYHLGRTGRAVEKLFYAEQAKLARKPAGGVLGPDELTDVFLQAGYYVFGWESVASAFASWVNDKDPAALRKLFDTGSPQEPGSDNSYAIYLGVQCTDAQWPASWKKWQTDNWRVHRSAPFETWGNAWYNAPCLSWAGKPGKPVKVDGTRTPPVLLISETLDAATPFSGSLEVRKRFPRSALVEGVGGTTHAGSLFGNACVDDTIAAYLTTGEVPKRVKANRSDKRCKPLPKPDPSATKAKRAESGGNLSRLDLQKLIAAH; translated from the coding sequence ATGAAGAGACTTCTGGCGACTGCCGCCACGATCGCGCTGGTGGTGTGCGGGGCGGCCGCCGCGTCCGGCGCCGAGGCCGAGCCGCCACGCGGCCAACCCGGGTACACCCCGATCAGCTGGGGCAAGTGCGAGAACGCCGGCCTGCGATCCCGTCAAGCCGAGTGCGGGTTCCTCACCGTGCCGATGGATTACGCGGCTCCGGCCGGCGAGACCGTCAAGCTGGCCGTCTCGCGGATCAAGCACTCCGTACCCGACCGGAAGTACCAGGGCGTCATGCTGGTCAACCCCGGTGGCCCGGGCGGCTCCGGGCTGGCCCTGTCGGCCCTCGGCGAGAACGTGCCGGACCAGGCCGGTTCCGCGTACGACTGGATCGGCTTCGACCCGCGCGGTGTCGGCGACAGCGTGCCGAAGCTCGCCTGCGACAGCAAGTACCAGGGTTACAACCGTCCCGCCTACGTGCCCACCACGGCCGCGCTGGAGAAGACCTGGCTCGCGCGGACACGCGGTTATGCGGCTGCCTGTGCCAAGAACGGCGGCGCCCTGCTCCAGCACCTGCGGACCACCGACACCGTGCGCGACATGGAGCGGCTGCGCATCGCGCTCGGCGAAGAGAAGATCAACTTCTACGGCTTCTCGTACGGCACGTACCTCGGTCAGGTGTACGCGACCCTGCACCCCGAGCGGGTCCGCCGCATGGTGCTCGACGGCAGCGTGAACCCGGGCCGGGTCTGGTACGACGCGAACCTCGACCAGGACCTCGCGTTCGACCGCAACATCAAGATCTACTTCGCCTGGCTGGCCGAGCACGACAAGATCTACCACCTGGGCCGTACGGGCCGGGCGGTCGAGAAGCTCTTCTACGCCGAGCAGGCGAAGCTGGCGAGGAAGCCCGCCGGTGGAGTGCTCGGCCCGGACGAGCTCACGGACGTTTTCCTGCAGGCCGGCTACTACGTCTTCGGCTGGGAGTCGGTCGCGTCGGCCTTCGCGAGCTGGGTCAACGACAAGGACCCCGCCGCGCTGCGCAAGCTCTTCGACACCGGCAGCCCGCAGGAGCCCGGCTCCGACAACTCGTACGCGATCTACCTCGGCGTGCAGTGCACCGACGCGCAGTGGCCGGCTTCGTGGAAGAAGTGGCAGACGGACAACTGGCGCGTGCACCGGTCCGCGCCGTTCGAGACCTGGGGCAACGCCTGGTACAACGCGCCCTGCCTGAGCTGGGCCGGCAAGCCGGGCAAGCCGGTGAAGGTGGACGGCACGAGGACGCCGCCGGTCCTGCTGATCAGCGAGACCCTGGACGCGGCGACACCGTTCTCGGGCAGCCTCGAGGTCCGCAAGCGTTTCCCCCGCTCGGCCCTGGTCGAGGGTGTCGGCGGGACGACCCACGCCGGTTCCCTCTTCGGCAACGCCTGTGTGGACGACACGATCGCCGCCTACCTGACCACGGGTGAGGTGCCGAAGCGGGTCAAGGCGAACCGGTCCGACAAGCGCTGCAAGCCGCTGCCCAAGCCGGACCCGTCCGCGACCAAGGCGAAGCGGGCGGAGAGCGGTGGCAACCTCAGCCGCCTGGACCTCCAGAAGCTGATCGCCGCCCACTGA
- a CDS encoding NAD(+)/NADH kinase: protein MSLDTAVDTVGLVLHPSKPVGDSISTIADWARGHQGRVLARTSDAGRVPDDVEVVPDDEFLARVNGVVALGGDGTMLGAMRLVIDRPVPVLGVNHGNLGFLVEVTPSTLGAALEQLASGDFTVESHSCLTADAGEAALATRFGFNDVVLARLGRTGAVSVDLTLNGRQYGYYKCDAVVVSTPNGSTAYNYAAGGPILSPSASAMVITPVAPMAGIGRAVVLGAGDRVALTVAGDSAPVAVDVDGTASGELAAGAVLSAGLREQAAQVVRLSEGAHQNRNSVKLSLLDLPLRRDQLLELIPERLRENAQLER, encoded by the coding sequence GTGAGTCTCGATACAGCGGTCGACACGGTCGGCCTGGTCCTGCATCCGAGCAAGCCGGTCGGCGACTCGATCTCGACGATCGCGGACTGGGCGCGTGGCCACCAGGGCCGGGTGCTGGCCCGCACATCGGACGCCGGACGGGTGCCGGACGACGTCGAGGTCGTCCCCGACGACGAGTTCCTGGCCCGGGTCAACGGTGTGGTTGCGCTGGGCGGCGACGGCACGATGCTCGGCGCGATGCGACTGGTCATCGACCGCCCGGTGCCGGTGCTCGGGGTCAACCACGGCAACCTGGGGTTCCTGGTCGAGGTGACCCCGTCGACGCTGGGCGCGGCGCTCGAACAGCTGGCGAGCGGCGACTTCACCGTCGAGTCGCACAGCTGCCTGACCGCGGACGCGGGTGAGGCGGCCCTGGCGACCCGCTTCGGCTTCAACGACGTGGTGCTGGCCCGCCTGGGGCGTACGGGTGCGGTGTCGGTGGATCTGACCCTCAACGGCCGCCAGTACGGCTACTACAAGTGCGACGCGGTGGTGGTGTCCACCCCGAACGGCTCGACGGCGTACAACTACGCGGCGGGCGGGCCGATCCTGTCGCCCTCGGCGTCGGCCATGGTGATCACGCCCGTGGCCCCGATGGCGGGCATCGGCCGGGCGGTTGTCCTCGGCGCCGGCGACCGGGTGGCCCTGACGGTCGCCGGTGACAGCGCACCGGTGGCGGTCGACGTCGACGGCACCGCGTCCGGTGAGCTGGCGGCGGGTGCGGTGCTCTCCGCCGGTCTGCGCGAGCAGGCCGCCCAGGTGGTCCGGCTCTCCGAGGGCGCACACCAGAACCGCAACAGCGTCAAGCTGTCCCTGCTGGACCTGCCCCTGCGCCGGGACCAGCTGCTGGAGCTGATCCCGGAGCGCCTGCGCGAGAACGCGCAGCTGGAGCGGTGA
- a CDS encoding TMEM165/GDT1 family protein, whose amino-acid sequence MDGFLAATALSFAVIFVAELGDKSQLMALTFATRFKTVPVLIGITVATAIVHAVSVGIGYGLGATLPTGWISLVAGIAFLAFGAWTLRGDKLTDDEKSKAERSTGSAILAVGGAFFLAELGDKTMLATITLATQHGWLGTWLGSTLGMVAADALAILVGRLLGRHLPERTIKYGAAALFAIFGIWLLVEALIELNK is encoded by the coding sequence ATGGACGGCTTCCTCGCCGCCACCGCGCTCAGCTTCGCGGTCATCTTCGTCGCCGAGCTCGGCGACAAATCGCAGCTCATGGCGCTGACCTTCGCCACCCGCTTCAAGACTGTGCCGGTCCTGATCGGCATCACGGTCGCCACCGCGATCGTGCATGCCGTCTCCGTCGGCATCGGTTACGGCCTCGGCGCGACGCTCCCGACCGGCTGGATCTCGCTCGTCGCCGGCATCGCCTTCCTCGCCTTCGGCGCCTGGACGCTGCGCGGTGACAAGCTCACCGACGACGAGAAGAGCAAGGCGGAACGATCGACCGGCTCCGCGATCCTTGCCGTCGGCGGCGCGTTCTTCCTGGCCGAGCTGGGTGACAAGACGATGCTCGCGACGATCACCCTGGCCACCCAGCACGGCTGGCTCGGCACCTGGCTCGGCTCGACGCTGGGCATGGTCGCCGCCGACGCGCTCGCCATCCTGGTCGGGCGTCTGCTCGGCCGGCACCTTCCCGAGCGGACGATCAAGTACGGCGCCGCGGCGCTCTTCGCTATCTTCGGCATCTGGCTGCTCGTGGAAGCCCTCATCGAGCTCAACAAGTAG
- a CDS encoding cyclase family protein: MRVLQYRAEFDATVTFRAGGGLHAQRFRLDVPHADPTESELSALFVAACRLHDVDAVAVADVRVFAEPHLGTHPADPRTRWVELSHVISAGLVTYPGLPAPEITPHLTREASRDVYAPGTEFAIDRLTMVGNTGTYLDSPFHRYGDGSDLAGLPLERLADLPAVVVRTAGSGVRGVGVDALENLTVAGHAVLLHTGGDVHWATPEYAVDAPFLTAAGAQWLADHGAALVGIDSVNIDDITPDAAGTRPAHTLLLAAGIPVVEHLTGLENLPPAGARFTAAPPRVAGFGTFPVRAYASVPAIEPHDHLRSGGWLPTSGG, translated from the coding sequence ATGCGCGTGCTGCAGTACCGCGCCGAGTTCGACGCCACCGTCACCTTCCGGGCGGGCGGTGGCCTGCACGCCCAGCGGTTCCGGCTGGACGTGCCGCACGCCGACCCGACCGAGTCGGAGCTGTCCGCGCTCTTCGTGGCGGCGTGCCGGCTCCACGACGTCGACGCGGTGGCGGTGGCCGATGTCCGCGTCTTCGCCGAACCCCACCTCGGTACGCACCCCGCGGACCCGCGTACCCGGTGGGTCGAGCTCAGCCACGTCATCTCGGCCGGGCTGGTCACGTACCCCGGCCTGCCCGCACCGGAGATCACGCCGCATCTCACGCGGGAGGCCTCACGCGACGTCTACGCGCCCGGGACCGAGTTCGCGATCGACCGCCTCACCATGGTCGGCAACACGGGCACCTACCTCGACAGCCCGTTCCACCGGTACGGCGACGGCAGCGACCTGGCCGGGCTGCCCCTCGAACGCCTGGCCGACCTGCCTGCGGTCGTGGTGCGTACGGCGGGCAGTGGGGTCCGGGGTGTCGGCGTCGACGCGCTCGAGAACCTGACCGTCGCCGGGCATGCGGTCCTGCTGCACACCGGCGGTGACGTGCACTGGGCCACCCCGGAGTACGCCGTCGACGCGCCCTTCCTGACCGCCGCGGGTGCGCAGTGGCTGGCCGACCACGGTGCCGCGCTGGTCGGCATCGACTCCGTCAACATCGACGACATCACGCCGGACGCCGCCGGCACCCGGCCGGCGCACACGCTGCTGCTGGCCGCGGGCATCCCGGTCGTCGAGCACCTGACCGGCCTGGAAAACCTGCCACCGGCCGGTGCCCGCTTCACCGCCGCACCGCCCCGGGTGGCGGGTTTCGGCACCTTCCCGGTCCGGGCGTACGCCTCGGTGCCCGCGATCGAGCCGCACGACCACCTCAGGTCCGGAGGGTGGTTGCCGACTTCAGGCGGGTGA
- a CDS encoding tetratricopeptide repeat protein, producing MTPDLQPAEDLLDSRDALGAAVRVGAVLATDPDHVPALLLMARAQIALSHPGTAVELAERACELAPADPATLNVLSLALTGAGRHDEAVTAARQAVRADPREAAHHDRLARALLGAGRFTEAEQAAETAVTLEPGVPGILLTLAAAHAGLDHRDRARRVLFAVLEIDPHHVEARAQLVRLAVPASRNVRRPAVAPGRLVVPALALGLVGLVLLLQGFTAPAVACLGLAVVFLLAGGFRGNHSEQA from the coding sequence GTGACCCCCGATCTCCAGCCCGCCGAGGACCTGCTCGACAGCCGCGACGCCCTGGGCGCGGCCGTCCGGGTGGGCGCCGTCCTCGCCACCGATCCGGACCACGTGCCGGCCCTGCTGCTGATGGCGCGCGCCCAGATCGCGTTGAGCCATCCCGGGACCGCTGTCGAGCTGGCCGAACGCGCCTGCGAGCTGGCACCGGCCGACCCCGCGACCCTGAACGTCCTGAGCCTCGCGCTGACCGGGGCCGGCCGCCACGACGAGGCCGTCACCGCAGCCCGGCAAGCCGTACGCGCCGATCCGCGGGAGGCCGCTCACCACGACCGCCTGGCCCGCGCTCTGCTCGGCGCCGGGCGTTTCACCGAGGCGGAGCAGGCGGCGGAGACCGCGGTCACGCTGGAGCCCGGCGTGCCGGGCATCCTGCTCACCCTCGCCGCGGCCCACGCCGGTCTGGACCACCGGGACCGGGCCCGGAGGGTGCTCTTCGCGGTGCTGGAGATCGACCCGCACCACGTCGAGGCGCGCGCACAACTGGTGAGACTTGCGGTGCCCGCCAGCCGGAACGTCCGCCGCCCAGCCGTCGCGCCGGGCCGCCTGGTGGTGCCCGCCCTGGCGCTCGGCCTGGTCGGGCTGGTGCTCCTGCTCCAGGGCTTCACCGCACCGGCGGTGGCCTGCCTCGGGCTCGCGGTCGTGTTCCTCCTCGCGGGTGGGTTTCGCGGAAACCACTCAGAACAGGCGTGA
- a CDS encoding tetratricopeptide repeat protein translates to MTDLHTAPHKVQKPGSPGLTTPTEIGVARAAALFERVDPAAAAAHLEPILAADPESAAGWILLARIRLVLDEVDKALDAANRAVALVPEDPRPLAMASRALTLLGRHEEAVTMAYRAVIVEPKNPLWHDRVAWSLLAADRQYADAEQAARTAVGLEPNEAHYYFTHGVTLDALGHADQARQAFLVSLKLEPENPVAQHRLAVLNGESVRAPEKKKRGWKLFGKRGGNSAMPARPEEYLP, encoded by the coding sequence ATGACCGATCTGCACACGGCCCCGCACAAGGTCCAGAAGCCGGGCAGCCCCGGACTGACCACACCGACCGAGATCGGGGTCGCGCGCGCCGCCGCGCTGTTCGAACGGGTCGACCCCGCCGCCGCGGCGGCTCACCTCGAGCCGATCCTCGCGGCCGACCCGGAGTCCGCGGCCGGCTGGATCCTGCTGGCCCGCATCCGCCTGGTCCTCGACGAGGTCGACAAGGCGCTCGACGCCGCCAACCGGGCTGTTGCGCTCGTGCCCGAGGACCCCCGGCCCCTCGCGATGGCGAGCCGCGCGCTCACGCTGCTCGGCCGGCACGAGGAGGCCGTCACGATGGCCTACCGGGCGGTCATCGTCGAACCCAAGAACCCGCTCTGGCACGACCGGGTCGCCTGGTCCCTGCTCGCCGCCGACCGCCAGTACGCGGACGCCGAGCAGGCCGCCCGCACCGCCGTCGGCCTCGAACCGAACGAGGCGCACTACTACTTCACGCACGGCGTCACACTGGATGCGCTCGGGCACGCCGACCAGGCCCGTCAGGCGTTCCTGGTGTCGCTGAAGCTCGAACCCGAGAACCCGGTCGCTCAGCACCGCCTGGCCGTCCTCAACGGCGAGAGTGTGCGCGCGCCGGAGAAGAAGAAGCGCGGCTGGAAGCTCTTCGGCAAGCGCGGCGGCAACTCCGCTATGCCGGCACGCCCCGAGGAGTACCTGCCCTAG
- a CDS encoding TIGR00374 family protein, with protein MVVSDAGAAPAWWRRGPAVAAVIVLILGAELVLGWSALVQAVHQLRTPAWNWVAGALIAEIASMGTYARMQRALLRGAGTKVPVRRHVALAYAAHSLSATLPGGPVFSTAFNFRQMRRYGASSAVASWCIALSAVLSTGALVVIGAVFGLLTRSTNSWHTLLLYAGGALVVAFGVRFLAEHPEWLIGPARKLLSGLNRLRRQPADTGHARLVGFVDQLRSVRVRPADLTLAIVLAVANWLLDALCLWMCCIAVGAEGINPVQLVIAYCAGMAAASVPIVPGGLGVVDGALVLGLVAGGLTSSSAVAAVVLYRVISFGFIIGAGWLVWLIMRTRAGTPRGVPA; from the coding sequence ATGGTCGTTTCTGACGCAGGTGCCGCGCCCGCCTGGTGGCGGCGTGGACCGGCGGTCGCCGCGGTGATCGTGCTGATCCTCGGTGCCGAGCTGGTCCTCGGCTGGTCGGCGCTGGTCCAGGCCGTGCACCAGCTGCGGACCCCCGCCTGGAACTGGGTCGCCGGCGCCCTGATCGCCGAGATCGCCTCGATGGGCACGTACGCCCGGATGCAGCGGGCCCTGCTGCGCGGCGCGGGCACCAAGGTCCCGGTCCGCCGGCACGTGGCTCTCGCGTACGCCGCGCACTCGCTCAGCGCGACCCTCCCGGGTGGGCCGGTCTTCTCCACGGCGTTCAACTTCCGGCAGATGCGTCGGTACGGCGCCTCGTCGGCGGTCGCCTCGTGGTGCATCGCGCTGAGCGCGGTGCTGTCGACGGGCGCCCTCGTGGTGATCGGCGCGGTCTTCGGCCTCCTGACCCGCAGCACGAACAGCTGGCACACCCTGCTGCTCTACGCCGGCGGGGCGCTGGTGGTCGCCTTCGGGGTGCGCTTCCTGGCGGAACATCCCGAGTGGCTGATCGGCCCGGCCCGCAAGCTGCTCAGTGGTCTCAACCGGTTGCGGCGGCAGCCCGCCGACACCGGGCACGCGCGGCTGGTGGGTTTTGTCGACCAGTTGCGGTCCGTCCGCGTACGCCCGGCCGACCTCACCCTCGCGATCGTGCTGGCGGTGGCCAACTGGCTGCTCGACGCCCTGTGCCTGTGGATGTGCTGCATCGCCGTCGGGGCGGAGGGCATCAATCCGGTGCAGCTGGTGATCGCGTACTGCGCGGGGATGGCCGCGGCGAGCGTGCCGATCGTGCCGGGCGGGCTCGGTGTGGTCGACGGCGCGCTGGTCCTGGGCCTGGTCGCGGGCGGGCTGACCAGCAGCTCGGCCGTGGCGGCGGTGGTGCTCTACCGCGTGATCAGCTTCGGTTTCATCATCGGCGCCGGCTGGCTGGTCTGGCTCATCATGCGGACTAGGGCAGGTACTCCTCGGGGCGTGCCGGCATAG
- a CDS encoding PD40 domain-containing protein gives MSAPDPLRDELRELADVVVPADMYERSLQRSRKIGRREAAIGTTAAVVALALLGSGLWRLPSRGPDQEPPVAVAPVGPSATASLAPSVAPTTTRASGNQPDTPSRPDRPRPPRATTTPKSTALGDLPGQIFYADADDNGRVVRLTGAGNPSTVLSASNSTAGVSPDGSRIAYVTSGSLMVVDTGADDPQQVYAGTSSAEQAPAWSPDGSRLLIEASETGVLDVATGELTPLPQGLEGQHFRWSGDGSTLVYATSDCGLEVAAGTTAQSGTPVPDQTGTAGQAACRPVSVDATGDLVAVQLDKDAASEKRETPADAILDTVTGDIVDLPVTGTIIGAVFDPDGNLLVRSKKGSKTRLWLFAPDFTLLVQAKEPSELKGLDLLAYTR, from the coding sequence ATGAGCGCCCCGGATCCGTTGCGCGACGAGCTGCGCGAGCTGGCCGACGTGGTCGTCCCGGCCGACATGTACGAACGGTCGCTGCAGCGGTCCCGCAAGATCGGCCGCCGGGAGGCCGCCATCGGCACGACGGCCGCGGTGGTCGCCCTGGCCCTGCTGGGCAGCGGTCTGTGGCGGTTGCCGTCACGCGGACCCGATCAGGAGCCGCCGGTCGCGGTCGCCCCGGTCGGCCCCTCGGCCACGGCGTCGCTGGCGCCGTCGGTGGCGCCGACCACCACCCGCGCGAGCGGCAACCAGCCGGACACCCCGTCGCGCCCCGACCGGCCGCGTCCACCGAGGGCCACGACAACACCGAAGTCGACCGCGCTGGGTGACCTGCCCGGGCAGATCTTCTACGCCGACGCGGACGACAACGGGCGGGTGGTCCGGCTGACCGGCGCCGGCAACCCGTCCACGGTGCTGTCAGCCTCCAACTCCACGGCCGGTGTCTCCCCCGACGGCTCCCGCATCGCCTATGTCACGAGCGGATCGCTGATGGTTGTCGACACCGGCGCCGACGACCCCCAGCAGGTGTACGCCGGCACGTCCTCCGCCGAACAGGCACCGGCCTGGTCCCCGGACGGCAGCAGGCTGCTGATCGAGGCGTCCGAGACGGGTGTGCTCGACGTGGCCACCGGCGAGCTGACCCCGCTGCCGCAGGGCCTGGAGGGTCAGCATTTCCGCTGGTCGGGCGACGGCAGCACGCTGGTCTACGCGACCTCGGACTGCGGGCTCGAGGTGGCGGCCGGCACGACCGCGCAGTCCGGGACGCCCGTGCCCGACCAGACCGGCACAGCGGGCCAGGCCGCCTGCCGTCCCGTCAGCGTCGACGCGACCGGTGACCTGGTGGCGGTGCAGCTCGACAAGGACGCCGCCTCGGAGAAGCGCGAGACACCGGCCGACGCGATCCTGGACACCGTGACCGGCGACATCGTCGACCTGCCCGTCACCGGCACGATCATCGGTGCGGTCTTCGACCCGGACGGCAATTTGCTCGTTCGTTCGAAAAAAGGCAGCAAGACCCGCCTCTGGCTCTTCGCCCCGGACTTCACGCTGCTGGTGCAGGCCAAGGAGCCGTCGGAGCTCAAGGGCCTGGACCTGCTGGCCTACACCCGCTGA
- a CDS encoding SigE family RNA polymerase sigma factor codes for MDDARDSAYADFVRERSHALLRSAYLLTGDQHLAEDLVQEALARTHRAWSRLERPSNAEAYARKVMYHAQVSVWRRPKVAEALPGDGLERHGGSVDDPAEATVRRVTLQRALLALSPKQRAVIVLRYFEDHTEVEAAQMLGVSVSTVKTQCARALDRLRSLVPDLRVLADVHEAGR; via the coding sequence ATGGACGACGCTCGCGACTCTGCCTATGCGGATTTTGTTCGCGAGCGTTCCCACGCCCTCCTGCGCTCGGCCTACCTGCTGACCGGCGACCAGCACCTCGCCGAGGATCTGGTGCAGGAGGCGCTCGCCCGCACCCATCGGGCCTGGTCACGACTGGAACGCCCGAGCAACGCCGAGGCGTACGCTCGCAAGGTCATGTATCACGCCCAGGTCTCCGTCTGGCGGCGGCCGAAGGTCGCCGAGGCCCTGCCCGGTGACGGCCTGGAGCGGCACGGCGGCAGCGTCGACGATCCGGCCGAGGCCACGGTCCGCCGGGTCACCCTCCAGCGGGCACTGCTCGCCCTGAGCCCGAAACAACGCGCGGTGATCGTGCTGCGCTACTTCGAGGACCACACCGAGGTGGAGGCCGCGCAGATGCTCGGTGTCTCCGTCAGCACGGTCAAGACGCAGTGCGCCCGTGCCCTCGACCGGCTGCGGTCACTCGTGCCGGACCTGCGGGTGCTCGCCGACGTGCACGAGGCCGGCCGATGA
- the mtlA gene encoding PTS mannitol transporter subunit IICB — protein MAELYAPAAQDSGVKARVQRFGGYLAGMVMPNIAAFIAWGLITALFIPSGWLPNEKFAALVDPMVHVLLPILIGYTGGRMVHGQRGAVVGAVATIGIVVGSDVPMFFGAMIVGPLAAYALQLVDKLTIDRIRPGFEMLIDNFTAGIVGGLAALAGVVAIGPVMRIFTNAAGNGVEWLVTHHLLPGAALLIEPAKVLFLNNAINHGVLGPLGVAESAETGKSILFMLETNPGPGFGILLAYLLFGPSALRPSVPAAMAIQFLGGIHEIYFPYVLMKPSMVLAAIAGGGAGILTFMLTGAGLVATPSPGSIFAYLAETPRGGYFGVLAGIVVAAGVSFVIGSLLLGFGRLTRDEEGL, from the coding sequence GTGGCAGAGCTGTACGCACCGGCTGCCCAGGACTCCGGCGTCAAGGCCCGCGTTCAGCGCTTCGGCGGCTATCTCGCGGGCATGGTGATGCCCAACATCGCGGCCTTCATCGCCTGGGGTCTGATCACCGCCCTCTTCATCCCGAGCGGCTGGCTGCCCAACGAGAAGTTCGCGGCGCTGGTCGACCCGATGGTTCACGTGCTGCTGCCGATCCTGATCGGTTACACCGGTGGCCGCATGGTTCACGGCCAGCGCGGTGCGGTGGTCGGCGCGGTCGCCACCATCGGCATCGTGGTCGGCTCCGACGTACCCATGTTCTTCGGCGCGATGATCGTCGGACCGCTGGCCGCGTACGCGTTGCAGCTGGTCGACAAGCTCACGATCGACCGGATCCGCCCCGGTTTCGAGATGCTGATCGACAACTTCACCGCCGGCATCGTCGGCGGGCTCGCGGCACTGGCCGGTGTCGTCGCGATCGGACCGGTCATGCGCATCTTCACCAACGCCGCCGGCAACGGTGTCGAATGGCTGGTCACCCATCACCTGCTGCCCGGCGCGGCGCTGCTGATCGAGCCGGCCAAGGTCCTCTTCCTCAACAACGCGATCAACCACGGTGTGCTAGGCCCGCTGGGTGTCGCCGAGTCGGCCGAGACCGGTAAGTCGATTTTGTTCATGCTGGAGACGAACCCCGGTCCGGGCTTCGGGATCCTGCTGGCCTACCTGCTCTTCGGGCCTTCCGCACTGCGGCCCAGCGTGCCCGCCGCCATGGCGATCCAGTTCCTCGGCGGGATCCACGAGATCTACTTCCCGTACGTGCTGATGAAGCCGAGCATGGTGCTGGCCGCGATCGCCGGTGGTGGCGCGGGCATCCTGACGTTCATGCTCACCGGCGCCGGTCTGGTCGCGACGCCGTCGCCCGGCAGCATCTTCGCGTACCTGGCCGAGACGCCCCGCGGTGGTTACTTCGGTGTGCTGGCCGGCATCGTGGTCGCCGCCGGTGTGTCCTTCGTGATCGGTTCCCTGCTGCTCGGTTTCGGCCGGCTGACCCGTGACGAGGAGGGCCTGTGA
- a CDS encoding PTS lactose/cellobiose transporter subunit IIB: MSTIDGSAVRKLVVACDAGMGSSVMLASQLKREFRKLPVLVEHHPVSAIPADADVVLCQAGLAARARAGAPGAVVVGFRMFLGDPHVAQVVAAVKQGGPVVGTAGG; this comes from the coding sequence GTGAGCACGATCGACGGCAGCGCGGTCCGCAAGCTCGTGGTCGCCTGCGACGCGGGCATGGGCAGCAGCGTCATGCTGGCCAGCCAGCTCAAGCGGGAGTTCCGCAAACTGCCCGTCCTCGTCGAGCACCACCCCGTCTCGGCGATCCCGGCCGACGCCGACGTGGTGCTCTGCCAGGCCGGTTTGGCCGCGCGCGCCCGGGCCGGCGCGCCCGGCGCGGTGGTCGTCGGCTTCCGGATGTTCCTCGGCGACCCGCACGTCGCGCAGGTGGTCGCCGCGGTCAAGCAGGGCGGACCGGTCGTCGGCACCGCGGGCGGCTGA